Within the Hermetia illucens chromosome 6, iHerIll2.2.curated.20191125, whole genome shotgun sequence genome, the region TATCCGGGCACTGGATGCAGTTGATTCCCTACTCGGGCTGTCTTTCATCGACATTTTCACGGCGTTATCAATATTCCACACTGAATAGAAACGATCTGTTTAAACTCAACAGTTTATCAAATGCACAACAGGATCCTTATGGACACTCGGAAAGAATTTGCCTGACACTATTTTGCGGACGTAGCGGTACCGAACTAGAGCAACTGTTTCCGCGACGAACAATGATCATGATCTGAAGCTGCGACAAAGGCAATTCTCCGTTATAACATAAATTTATGGCCTTCTAACCGCACTAAGCGACTTGGAAATGACGAAAATAATGTAAATCcgtttcaatttttgttttaaaatgcgTTGTACCAATAAGACCACCAAAATAAACTATTTCCTTTGTCGTAGCTGTGAACAACCAACCTCCTTGTAAGCAGCCGCTGTCAAATGTTTACTTTTCGTCTTTTTGACAATCCATAAAACAACTCATAACGATGGAAGAGTCATCTGGTGATTGTGGTGAGCATGTTAATTCATTGACCCAGGATAGAACAGTATTGTGGGTTGCCAAGATCTTTTGATTTTGTTAGAAAGGATTACGACGTTTTACATTAGAATCATTTCGGGCAAAATTAGAATAAAACCTTGCTGACATTGAAGATTCGTTTATACTTAGAGTTATTAGTTTCATATATGATAGCAAATTTGATGGAATAGGGGACCCACTATTTGTGGATTGCGGGCGAAATTATGAAACTGACATATGAACGAGAATATGGGACTTCGTTACTTCTGACAACACTTCACGTATGTTGTCATCATCAACTgacgtttgtagatttcttgATTCTCTCAGCTTTCCCTGTATTTTCGCTTTTCCTTGAATTACATCTGAAGATCTGTGAAAATCATTGTTAACTCTGTTCACTAGCATATGACCGATCCTTAATTCGAAAGATGGAAGCTTTAGATATTATTGAGAAGCGGATCGACAGCCTAAACCGCGTCTTGGGCCAACTCCCTGACTCCAACAAAACATCCAGTGGAGAGGAGAATCTCGTCGATTCCTTAATTTCAGCCAACACCCTGATCTCCAGCTCGTTGAGTGGCCGGGAAAACATTTCCAAAGTGGTGGACCGCACTGCTGAACTCGAACGATACCTGGATCCGAATTACCTGGACAGCACGCAAGAGATAAAATCGAAGGAGGTCTACGTGAACACAGTGGCACCCGAGTTGGCTGCCAATTTCGAGATGTTGGAGAAAATCAAGAGCCTCGAGCCTGCTTTGGGCGCCGAGTACTTCCGCAACATCCCAGATGCTACCGAAAAGCTGAAGGAAATGGGTGAGTCAGCAGCGGAGTTAAGCCAGCGGAACGAACTAATTGAGGAAAGCCTTATTTTGGCGATGCAACGGTACAGCGAAATTCAGAGTGGGATCACTGAGTCATTGCGGGCAATGAACGAACGCTTGGACAGGATCGAGGAGAAGCTGCAGCGGAAGAAGGAAGTGGACGTTGATGTGTAAAATTGAGGGGGT harbors:
- the LOC119658710 gene encoding dynactin subunit 3, with product MEALDIIEKRIDSLNRVLGQLPDSNKTSSGEENLVDSLISANTLISSSLSGRENISKVVDRTAELERYLDPNYLDSTQEIKSKEVYVNTVAPELAANFEMLEKIKSLEPALGAEYFRNIPDATEKLKEMGESAAELSQRNELIEESLILAMQRYSEIQSGITESLRAMNERLDRIEEKLQRKKEVDVDV